A window of Apodemus sylvaticus chromosome 9, mApoSyl1.1, whole genome shotgun sequence contains these coding sequences:
- the LOC127692727 gene encoding UDP-glucuronosyltransferase 1A5-like, with translation MGMHVFPGGLLGLLLLLCALSWAQGGKVLVFPMEGSHWLSMRTIVRELHARGHETVVLAPDVSVYVKEEDFFTLKTYAVPYTKEEYAHQLLNLFQIFFKTEYSLTMILSNTELMKNVSTFYVSCCISLLYNKSLIQHLNSSSFDVLLTDPAYPCGALLAKYLHVPAAFFLRFIPYETAFEAAQCPSPSSYVPRLLTRNPDHMNFLERVKNILYPLPFKFIFHFSFTPYESLASELFQREVSYLEILSHASIWLFRFDFVFDYPRPIMPNMVFVGGINCANGKPLSQVCIGLSSKEWSTNIGFYVSL, from the coding sequence ATGGGAATGCATGTGTTTCCAGGAGGACTCTTGGGGCTGCTGCTCTTGCTCTGTGCCCTGTCCTGGGCTCAGGGTGGGAAGGTTCTGGTGTTTCCCATGGAGGGCAGTCACTGGCTGAGCATGAGAACCATTGTGAGGGAGCTCCACGCCCGAGGCCATGAGACTGTGGTCCTGGCTCCAGATGTGTCAGTGTACGTCAAAGAAGAGGACTTCTTCACTCTAAAAACCTATGCTGTTCCGTACACCAAGGAAGAATATGCACATCAGTTGCTGAACCTCtttcaaatattctttaaaaCTGAATATTCTCTGACGATGATCTTAAGCAATACGGAACTCATGAAAAATGTGTCAACATTCTACGTGAGCTGTTGCATCAGTCTCCTGTACAATAAAAGCCTAATCCAGCATCTGAACTCCAGTTCCTTTGATGTGCTGTTAACAGACCCTGCATATCCCTGTGGGGCACTGCTGGCCAAGTATTTGCATGTTCCTGCTGCGTTTTTTCTGCGCTTCATTCCTTATGAAACTGCCTTTGAAGCTGCTCAGTGTCCAAGCCCTTCCTCCTATGTTCCTAGGTTACTTACAAGGAATCCAGACCACATGAACTTCCTGGAGAGGGTCAAGAACATTCTCTATCCTCTGCCATTCAAGTTCATTTTCCACTTCTCTTTCACTCCATATGAGAGCCTGGCCTCTGAGCTTTTCCAGAGAGAGGTGTCCTACCTGGAGATCCTCAGCCACGCATCCATATGGCTCTTCAGGTTTGACTTTGTGTTTGACTATCCCAGGCCCATCATGCCTAATATGGTCTTCGTTGGGGGAATTAACTGCGCCAATGGGAAGCCACTCTCTCAGGTCTGTATTGGGCTGTCATCCAAAGAGTGGTCTACCAACATTGGTTTCTATGTCTCGTTATGA